A segment of the Arachis hypogaea cultivar Tifrunner chromosome 5, arahy.Tifrunner.gnm2.J5K5, whole genome shotgun sequence genome:
ggacaaaggaaaggaaaagctaTATAACTTACGATGCCAGATTTCAGTGACGAGATTTGTGGCCCTTTGGAGGTTCCACCATACAAACAAACTGACTCCACACCACAAGACTTACCAGCATCACACATAACATCTGAAATCTGCAATACAAATAAGAAAGCCTTTAGATGCATATTTATCATTTAGCAAATTAACATCTGTACCCATTAAGTCGAAGATCCAAGTTAAATTCACCAGAGGTTATATCCTTAACAAACAAGGAAACTTTTTTACAGTATGAAGAAGGAAAATCATGACACCCATCTCACTAATATATCACGATTCAAGATTACAGTCATAATCAAATGACAGGAAATTATAGCATTACAAAAAAGAGGGATATATGCTAATAGCTAAGGACATGTACTTTGCACACTATTGAAATAGGAGGTTGAAGTCCATCACGCCTCATGGTTTCTGTGTTTGTgtacaaatatataaaattatgtgaataacaAGGAGGTAATGTTCATTTTAGTCCTTTGACTAAGTAGGAATAACTCCATTTGAATGTAATGCTGCATCTCAATGAACTAAGCAATAGGCAAAGTGTGACGCAATGGTTTTGAAAGATAAAGAGCCTAAAATCAATGAAACAACAACCTATGCATTAAAAGATAAGAAGCATACTTGTTGAGCTAGCTCCCTGGTAGGAGAGAGCACGAGGCAAAGAGGGTTCCGACCCTTCACCGCTTTATTCTTCCGCTTGCTCAGAACGTGCATAACGGCAGGAATCCCAAACGCCAGCGTCTTCCCTGTGATAACATACATAAAAGCTCATCAAAATCACACTCCGAATTCATTAAATTTTCATCACAAGTCATTCACAACAACACACCTGAACCAGTTGCAGCGATTCCGATGAGATCACGACCGTCCAACAAGAAAGGCCATGCACGTGACTGAATCGGCGACGGCTTCTCGAAGCCCTTGCAGCACTCCAGCACGTTTTCCGGCAGCCCCGAACCAGCGAAGCTCTTCACCGGCGCGTACTTCGCCTCTCCGGCGTTCTTCCCGGTAACCGCCACATGCCCGTCGGTAACCGACTCATCTCCTCCTCCGCCGCCTCCGCCAGCTCCATCAACGGATTCAGCTTTGGTTTCCTCCACGTTCTCTTCCGAATCGcgcttgtgcttcttcttcttctttttcccctTGTCGGATTCGGCGGCGTTTCGAGGCTGGATCTCGTCGAGCTTTCTTTTGGGACTAGCGGTTCCGTTTTGTTCTTGGTTGTGTTTGTCTTTGttcttgtgctttttcttcttcttttcggaTTTGAGTTTAGGACTGTTTGGGGCTTCTCCTGCTGGTGATGGCACGGCAACTGGTTCGGCTGCGACAACGGCGTCGTGTTTGCGACCCATGATTTGGAGGTGGAAAGTGTGGAACGAAGTGAAGTGAAGGAAAGTGGAAACCGCTACGCAGCGCGCGAACCAGTGCCCGAGAAGAAACCGCACAGAGGCGCAAGTACGAAGGCTTTGTGTAGTATTTGTTAGGGTTTtgacttttttaaatatttgacctcttagttagaacttagaactctaaattaaaagcaaattaaatACATCATCACttgaactaaaaattaaaaatataaggaaaatacactatttttttttctttaaacgaAAATATGTAAGATAAACAAATATGGGAGTGTTATTTTAGTGGTGATTGATATATTATTTTACAAATTTgtcataaaataatatatataatttacataAGACCAGTTTTTATTGAAATAATCATTACATTGAAGTTTACAATTAGTTTTACATATAATTGGAATTTTAATTATAGTTTATTTTGGTTTACAAATAATTAGCACAACCATAAATTATGGCCAAATGAAATTATAGAGCTTTTTCAAATGGCATATTCCCGATGAAAAATTTCCAAATTTGTGGATTGTGGCTTCTCAcacgatttttttttttcgggGTCAAGTGTTTTATGGCTTTCTTCAGATGCGGTGTGGCTCAGATCTTCGAGAATGAGCTTAAGGCAGGCAAGGCCCAATGTTTGaaaagaaccaaaaaaaaaaattcacagcTCTGCTTCATCATCACATAGTAAAGCTATTGTATTGTAGccaatttaaattgatttagtaattaatttattaattcacttaaataaatattaagagtttgaatcttttttaattaagtagTCTCTTGAGTTaagatatattataaaaaaataaaataaaacaattgtcaggtgatcaaaattataattattttttaaaaaatatataatcttaATTCCTCTTGTATTTTGTGTGAGctttgattgatttaaaaaaaataaagtagtattttttaaaataatataattcaaaataaaaaaagttctacatttaagttatttatctaattaagtttaactaaattattataatgTGTGTCTAGTtcatgtgcttcttcttcttattttcttattttttcttatctttctttttcgtTATCATTGTCGTCGTCACCATCACTACCACCACTTTCACCTCATTTTCTTCCTTCTCATTTCTTTCTCATTTAAATTTATTCTCCTCTTTCCTTttcctcctcctccatcatcatcatcatcgttatgTTTGCGCTGATGCTACTATTTCTTCTTATTCTCCTTATTTgtccttattttttttcattatcgtcgtcgtcgtcgtcaccatcactacctcctcctcttcctcttccttcctttctcatttgagtttattcttctccttccttttcctcttccttTACCATCATCATCGTCGTCATTGTCTTTTTTTCTTATATGTAAATTACAGTgcttcttttcctctttcattCTCCTTTAAATTTTTTGCACATGTAAGATTTCAATCCAATAAGTGTGCATTAAAATCTAATTGAGAAGCAATGCTTttaaaagaagtaaaaataactgaagaaaaaaaaaagaataagaagcaaaaaaaaagatatttctgTGATTTCGTAACAATATTTCAGTGTCAAAATTAATAAGTTTTGGTATCTTTTGTTTCTggtaataattcaattcaataagTGTGAaactacattcattcaactaaataagATTCTAATATAGTACAAACATATTCACTCAAGTAATTTTGGTATTATCTTGTGATCttttatgtaatttattttttactttcattCAATTAAATAAGATTGTACTACATGTTCATTCAAGTCTAATATGAGAagtaatatttctaaaaaaaaagtaaaaataacaattCAAAACTCCTTCTCCTCTTATTCTTCGTTATCTTGATCATTTTGATTACCTAATAAGATTagaatatcaaattaaaatattcattCTCATTATCTTTAGTTAGTAagtagagaaagaaaagaagttcTCGTTGAAGCATAAGGAAGCATAAGAAGATATTTCTGAATTTATAGTAAAATTTTGGTGTTAAAATTAAGAAGTTTTTGTAACAACATTTCAGTGTTAAGATTAAGAAATTTCGGTATTTTTTGTTTCTGGCAAAAATTTAATCTAATTAGTGTGAACCTATATCCATTCAACTAAATAACATTGCAATATAGTACTAACATGTTCATTCAAGTAATTTCGATGCTAACTTGTAATATTTTAGTatgcaatttattttttacattcattcaattaaataaaattgtaataatatttattcaagtctaatatgagaagcaatatttctaaaaaaaataagaataacaatttaaaacccctccttcatcatcatcatcatcataagaagcaaaaaaaaattacagtATTAAAGAAACTGTGTTTTTGTGGTTAAATTTCATATCGATATTAAGAAGTTTTGAtgttattgttaagaaatttcagtgttgttttctaataaattatgtataattcaaaattcctcatcctctttttcttcttctctagtCTCACATTTttataattcttcttatttcgccctcgtaacaaaaatataaacataaaaagagaaaaaaatcagACAAAAAAAAAGCATATAATGCTACAAAAAAAGTACCAGGAAgatgaaaaggaaaagaaaagaaaaacacaacaaactgcatgcaaagaagaagaaggaacgcaaaaaaaaagaaaaaacacaaaagaaaaaaaaagaagcgcaTAATATATGTGGAAGTTGAAGTGTGTCGACACACTCTCACTAATAAAATTGCTTTTTATTATGTTTGaactttaaattaatttgattgaGTTTAGttgcaaaagaaaattaaatatgtAGTAAgactataaaaaatatatgtataaataaatttttttaaattaataaaaataaattattatttgttattataaaaaatttgattattgATAACTCTTCTTTGTCAACAATAGGACTATTGTCCAAAatactaggggtggcaaaacgggccGGCTCGCCCCATAAATAGGTTTGCCAGTCTGTCCCGCTTTATGGCGGACTGACGGGTTGGTGGGCTAGcccgcttgactctttttttttttttgaaaaataaaatatattaaaattaaccaaaaaataataattaaaaaatcaaatagaaataaaaaatagtcaaattataatatactttttttactattttttttatttttaacttcaataaaattgttcaaaataatatttgttaatagaatcatctttattttaaaaaataaatcacataatttgagtatatatacgaaattgtaaaataaaataaataaagttaataactaaaagaagaataaaaacaaaaaatgaaaaaaaggtgtttaaaaattctataattattaattttataatagtaattactcttttatttaataaaaaaaataaaaatcttcgacCCGGCGGactgccccgccccgccccgccaaaacccgccaatttggcAGTTTTTTAATTTGCTGGTTTCCAAATCCTAACCCGACCCGTATTGTTTAGCGGGTTTAGCGGATTAGTCCGCCGAATTCGACCCGTTTTACCACTCCTACAAAATACTAACCAATTATGCCCATTACTCTAAAAATTACACACTCATTTTTTTAGGTTATTTAATAGAACAAAAATAAGCtctaaattaaaatcaataagaaCACAAGAAGGtaaatgataaaaattttaaaatatgacatCCAAAATGTAGAATATGATCTTAATCAACAAACTTATCAGCACAAGCATTAGTATCTTAAATTTTTAGTGAAGCCTGCATCTATCTTTCTCTTTTAAGTAGTACCAAAGATTTTATTCAATGTAAATGTAGATAgataaacataatttcacaatcattaaagaatttattttatgaatagtTTTTTCATAttcatctaaaaattataaatttgagtCTTAgtcttaacttaaaaaaaaaatacaaaatctaaatCTATTATAAATCTCAAAGCTCTACTTAAATTATAgaacaacaatttaaatttatattaaaaccGACAAAAAATCTATCATCTCAATTTTTTGAGAACTATTGGATTAGCTTAATGTAAACTAAGATGGATGGGTTAACTTAATAAAATTACTGGAAACAAAATAGTTCATTTGCTAATTTTATCTaactaatttagttttttaaaaaattcaaattaagttCACAACtaaaattattctcaaatctttcTTTTTCAGATATAGGAATTTAGTTGGCCAATAACATGATTCCACTCGTGTGTTGTGTAAGATTACCAAACAGCACCTCCCACGCCTTGCGAACAAGCCAATCCAACTTCAAGAAAAAGCGTGAAAAGTGCTTTCTCTCACCGCACGCACTTCAAATTTAAAAACAGAGTGTCTCACTCACTCACGCAGTCACGCACCTAACTGTTCGTTCGTTCGTCCGTTCGGTTATTCTGTGGCACTCCCAACGCACATTTCTCCCTTCAAAAAATTTAGGGATCTAAATCTAAGCTCTCTCATTCACCATGAATCGCCACCAGGATCCTAATCCGTTCGAAGAAGAAGTTAATCCTTTCTCGGTAATCTATTCTCACTCACATTTTCACATTCTCGATCTGTTTCTAATTTTAGTGCTTGTTTTTCTTCAGATCCGATATTGTATCTCTTAAACTAGCTAGATTTTGGTGATGGACCTGTTTTTCTATAACTGAAAAAATAGAATGCTTACGTGGCTTCTACTTTGATCTGGATCTGTGGTTTGCTAGTTTGGTCTTTTGCTCTAATTTCACTTCTCTTGTTCGGAAAATTGAGAACGATTGTGTTTGCGAATCTGCATTGAGATGCCAAATCCGCGTGTAGCTTAGTGTGCATGTTTGTGGATCTGAAACTACGTAAGTTTGCGGTTTCTATTAGTTGGTCTATGAACTCCGCGTATTTTAGTGAATGCTCGTACTGCTATAGGCTATGCGTGTTTTCTCTGTTTTATTTTAATCGTTAGCTTTTTGTCTTTCCCAGTCATGAACTCATGATTGATGTGGCATAGTTCTATTCTTTTTTTATCAAGTTGTATATCAAGCTGGCTTGTTTAAGTTGAAGTGTTGTTCTTGTATTTAAACATATATGATGTGGTTTGTAGACATAATTTTCAAATTGTGCCTAGCAGAAATGCTTAAACGTTGAATAACATCTTTTTGCTGTGGATCTGCTGCAACTTTGAAAATGGCACTAAAAGTGTGTGATCACACTGGTTTTGCTGTCTTGTCTCCTGCATAATTTTGAGTTTGCAGTGTGTTGTTGGTTTCAATTGCAAATATATCACAATATTGCCAATATGTAGTTTAGTGTTTTACCATTAAAGACAGAATTTGATTTACTTAATGATTTGAGCTTTATTTTAGGTCTAATTTTGCTCTTTATGAGATGTTTGATTGAAACCATGTaagttttaattaactaattctaCCAGCCAATCTTTGAAAGCCATCTTGTTGAGATAATGTGGTTGTTATAGTTTCATTCTGGTGTGCAACTTGTTAGTTTTCGAAGTTTTAGCAATTGATGCTTTATCATTATCATTTGTGTCATAAAATAGCCGTTTCATTCTATTCGTGGAAATCTTACAGAATGGTGCTGGTGCTCCTGGATCAAAATCACGTATTCCACAAATGTCATCTGAACCAGTGGGCTTTGGCCAAAGACATGATGCTACAGTTGATATTCCTTTGGACGTTACAACTGTAATGCCTTGTTAATTCAATGATTTTCTTAAGACTTGGATTCTCTTCAAGAGGCTGATTTTGCTTCTGTGATGTAAATATAGGACTCTAAGAAAAAGGGACAAGAGCTAGCAGCTTGGGAAGCAGATTTGAAAAGGAGAGAGAAGGTTGATTTTTCAACTTTTTCTCTAGGATCTTGCTTTTTAGCATATTTATTGTTGACTCTTTCAGAGTACCTATAACAATTACATTTATTAACTGTCTTCAtctatatgttcttattttttgttCTACTATTAATTAACTGGTATGCTTTGCCTTCAAGGATTTTGACTCTTTCAAAATGTATACTCaggaaataaaaagaagagaagaagctgTTGCTAAAGGTGAATAATGAGACTCAAACATGTGACCTTCTTGATTAAGTATCTTTTTGTTGTATTTCTAGTTTATGAGgtgacaaaaagaaaaaggagaggaaaaattgaaattttaaatggAGGGAAAACTTGTAGAGAAAAGTTTGTTTCTCGAGTTTTCATTCCCTCTAATTCTTCAGTTTCTCTTTgactgaaaaacaaaaaatttaaaaactaaaaaaagaattTCTTTCCATACATCCAAATATAGAGTAAATTTATGCCAAGTCAGTAACCTGTTTTATTTTCAACATTTGCTTATCAGCTGGTGTGCCTGTTGATGATAAGAATTGGCCTCCATTTTTCCCAATCATTCACCATGATATTGCCAATGAGATACCAGTTCATGCTCAGAGGCTGCAATATTTGGCCTTTGCAAGTTGGTTAGGTATGGTTGCTTAACTATCTTATTATTTATTAGGCAGCCTGGTTGGTTGTTTCCGAGACATATTATGTGTTCTCTTAGTTAAAATGAGTAACTGCTTGTAGGTCTCCCAAATTAAAGGAAATAAATCTAAACTCTGTTGTGCTATTTCATGATCTAATTTTCAATATTAGTAGACATGTGGATTTTTCTTCACAATACTATACAACcaacttgttcttaatttttttttccgcttagcttttttttatatcttttcagGAATTGTTCTATGCCTAGTTTTTAATGTAGTTGCTGTGATTGTCTGTTGGATCAGAGGCGGCGGTAAGCTGATTCTTCTACTCTTTTGATATTTCCAGCTCCCTCTTTCTAGTGAAGTGATTTGGATTTGTATAAAATAAGTGCAGGCTCTAAAATTTTTTTCCTTGCGGTTATTTATGCTCTTCTTGGGGTTCCACTTTCATACGTGCTTTGGTACAGGCCCCTCTATCGTGCTATGAGGTAAACCATGTTAAGCATTGATAAAACTGCCTAAGTACAAGGGTTTGTGCCTAGTATGGTTCCCTTTTAGTTAATAGGTGGGGAGGTTTTAGTGTATCGGTTTATACTTTATAGTCTACTGACTTAATTGTTTTTTATATGCAGTACGGATAGTGCACTGAAGTTTGGTTGGTTTTTCTTGTTCTACTTGGTAAGCTGTTCTATTGTTTGATGCTAGCATAATATTCGTGAGATGAGAACAActtattaattctttttttaattactgTCTTGATGCAGATTCatattgcattttgcatctttgcTGCAATTGCGCCTCCTGTTGTTTTTCATGGAAAATCATTAACGTAAGTTCTGCATATTTTCCTTATAGAGCTTGTCTAATTAAAGTTCCATAAAGTTGTTGCTATTTGATTCGTATATGTACTTGGTATTGCCAATAATTTTGGCGAATTTAGAAAGAGACTAAGGGTAGAAGTTTTCAAAACTTGCATCTTAGAACATGCTGGTTTGTACATTTCCAATGATAAGATTTTTACTGTAGGTCGGGGGTAGTATGACTAGAATTGAATGTTTGTTCTGTTTCTGTAAGAAATTGCTATTTGGTTAAATGACCTCGCTTGGAGAATGTCATGTATATTAAAGCATCACGGCGTTTGTAATGTTTTTGGTGGTCCAAACGAACACTTCACTTGTGTAGGCATATGCAGGATTAGAGAGGCAACACATACTTATTGATATTATCTCGTCATATTATTTTTCACATTGAGGTGGGGAGGGACTATCATGGCTCTAAATACACCAAAAATGGAACTTAGCACGTGTGCtttctataaaaaatacttgCATGTCTTTTTGGCTTTTATCTTATGGTAACCCTTTTACTTAGTCATAAGTATTGGTGCCTGTTAGATGAACATAGTATTTTCTTTACATTTGaattaattcattaaaaatttcaGGGGCATTCTTGCGGCAATCGATGTTTTCTCAGACCATGTATTGGTTGGGGTAAGTTGTCTTTGATGgatgcattttttttcttgtttggaTAAACTGTTTCATCTATTCCTTGAAATATCATCATTTCAGCCATGAATGTTTTATTCTGTAGTGTGGTAACTGATGAtagttatttattaaaaatttagaagCACCGTCAGTCTTGGTTGATCTTATAAcccttgaaatgtaaagggagacaTGCTTTTAGGTACCTTAAAATGAAAAGTGTCTTTAAGATCTGATTAATGAATGTCATACGTCCATGGAGACAGTTTAAGATAATGTTGATGTCCATCTCTTGTTATTTGCACTTGATCTTATCtgagaaacaaacaaaatgatATCCAAGGAACTAATTCAGGACCTTCAATTCAGATGAAGGGATGTATAGTTTGTGGGAATTCGACATATATGGAACTAGAGTGACTGGTGCCTAGCTTCTGTAAGGCATGAGTAATGTGAGATTagtgtttcttgtttgatatatttttttgttagaaCAAAATGATCTTGATGCTCTGGAATTGAGGATATTGGAAAAGCTGTTTATATTGTACACTTTTCAACTTGAATTAGGTTCACAAAGGAAAATTTCTGTACCTTTATGAAAAAATTCAAGTTCCACAGTTGTTTGCTTGTGCTTGCATGTTCAAGtccaatttatgtttggtgttgttgcAGATATTCTACTTGGTTGGATTTGGTCTATTTTGCTTGGAGGCTCTTCTAAGCTTGTGGGTGCTTCAGGTGAGGGATAAGACATTTGCAATCAAATATTTATATTGCTCCCCAGCTTTGGAAAGTCCAAAACTTCAAATAATATCAACATGGACTATTTACTGCAACATTcagaatttaaataataataataataataataataaatctctaaaacATGTCCATGATTGCAAACAATGGTCGCAGATGTTAGTTATTATCCTGGTAGGTGGTAGCATATATTGAACAGTGGTTTGCTGATTGTTTCTTTCCCTTGTGTCTGCAGAAAATATACTTGTATTTCCGGGGACATAAGTGATGTTGTTCTCAGGTTTTGATCCATCGGCGTTTATGATTCAGTCACTGGCCATTGTGGCTTAGTATATTCTTTATTTTTGCCTATGCGCTTCATTTTTCGTCACAATATCTAATTTGTGATATTGTTCGATGTTACTCTAGTGATTGTATGAAAGTTTAGGGTGTGTAATTTGTAGTTTGTGAAGTCTAGTGTATTTCCTCCAGTGAGAtgagaatttgattttgataagCATGTGTAGTAGATTCCCATTGTTAGTACTAGTTTAGTGGCATTGTATTGGTGATACAGATCCACCTAGACCCTAAATTTGCTGATCATTCAGACAAATTGTATTCCATTATACTTATTCAATTACCGTCATGGAAATGATTTGTATGTAGCCATCCGaaaaaacaaaggaagaaaaaacaaagaaaaaaaataaaataaaatgagttgtTTTATCAACAAAGTTGATTTTGAGATGTTATGAACATCTAATGCGCCAGCTACAACCTTGGACATACGCTCGAAACAGCTGAATTCTAACCTTGAACAGAAGCGTATAACTGTTtctcatttaaaaataaaaaaaaccaatgAATTATAACCTGAGTGTTTCAAAGTGACAATTATCGAAGAGCATACAGGTTTATGTGAATTTATTATTACTGATATTTCTTGGTAGAGAATTGGTTAAAATCTTCCTACAATTCTACAAATTCCCCCCTCTTTAATTATAATCCGAGTTTATTCTGCTCAGATTAGAAAAGAAGCAATTGTCAGGTTATATTAAGAATAAATTTGCATGTGACTAAATCCATCTCAAAATTTTCTGTTCTTTTTTCTCAATTTATATCATTGAGCCTATTCTATGCTAGCATTACAGTACCTTTTTTCTCAAGTTATTCTCAACGTGTAACGCATAAACAAGTAAAACGAACATGAATAAACAAGAATACTAGATGCCACCAGGCAAAACAAATGGTGTAATCTACAAATTTCAGTAAAAATACGTCTTTGTTGGCACTCAGTTGAAATTTGGAAAAGTTATGCTCAAgcaaagggttcatggtaggttCCCAATTCAAATGTCTAGAAAACCAGCCATGTCGCCCACTTATATACGAATCAAGCCACGGGCACTTGAACTAAAACAGCAAGCTTCTTATTTCTTAAGGCTCTATATATTATATTTCGTTGGTTGAAAAAGTATATGTATTATATGAGCCTTCCATTTATGCTGTTTGGTTGTCTTATTATAGCATACTTTACGTGTCATATTTGAATAGTCATATATGGACGTCTGGCTGCATGCTTTACGCCAATGGTTTATCGTACATAgttatgattaaaataattacaaGTTGATATAACATTAGCATTTAGAGTAAATCTCAAAAAGAGCATATA
Coding sequences within it:
- the LOC112800081 gene encoding secretory carrier-associated membrane protein 4-like, whose protein sequence is MNRHQDPNPFEEEVNPFSNGAGAPGSKSRIPQMSSEPVGFGQRHDATVDIPLDVTTDSKKKGQELAAWEADLKRREKEIKRREEAVAKAGVPVDDKNWPPFFPIIHHDIANEIPVHAQRLQYLAFASWLGIVLCLVFNVVAVIVCWIRGGGSKIFFLAVIYALLGVPLSYVLWYRPLYRAMSTDSALKFGWFFLFYLIHIAFCIFAAIAPPVVFHGKSLTGILAAIDVFSDHVLVGIFYLVGFGLFCLEALLSLWVLQKIYLYFRGHK